From the genome of Scyliorhinus canicula chromosome 29, sScyCan1.1, whole genome shotgun sequence, one region includes:
- the ap1s1 gene encoding AP-1 complex subunit sigma-1A → MMRFMLLFSRQGKLRLQKWYIAISEKEKKKLGRELMQIVLGRKPKMCSFLEWKDLKIVYKRYASLYFCCAIEDQDNELLTLELIHRYVELLDKYFGSVCELDIIFNFEKAYFILDEFIMGGEIQDTSKKNVLKAIEQADLMQEDDESPRSVLEEMGLA, encoded by the exons ATGCGCTTCATGCTGTTGTTCAGCCGCCAGGGGAAGCTGCGATTGCAGAAGTGGTACATAGCCATCTCGGAGAAGGAGAAGAAGAAACTGGGGCGGGAGCTGATGCAAATCGTGCTGGGGCGCAAGCCCAAGATGTGCAGCTTCTTGGAGTGGAAGGACCTGAAGATAGTTTACAAGAG GTACGCCAGTCTATATTTCTGCTGCGCAATTGAGGACCAAGACAACGAGCTCCTGACTCTGGAGCTCATCCATCGCTACGTGGAGTTGCTGGACAAGTACTTTGGGAGC GTCTGCGAATTGGATATAATCTTCAACTTCGAGAAGGCCTATTTCATCCTGGACGAGTTTATTATGGGGGGCGAGATCCAAGATACATCGAAAAAGAACGTGTTGAAGGCCATCGAGCAGGCAGACCTGATGCAGGAG GATGACGAATCTCCCCGCAGCGTTCTCGAGGAGATGGGCCTGGCTTAG